A single window of Gossypium arboreum isolate Shixiya-1 chromosome 13, ASM2569848v2, whole genome shotgun sequence DNA harbors:
- the LOC108461951 gene encoding dormancy-associated protein homolog 3-like isoform X1: protein MGLLDQLWDDTVAGPRPDNGLGKLRKHSTFTFRSNSSKETDGGSVRSYNDETPEETTKVTRTIMIVKSPRYQSGSPPVSPAESTPPVSPFSGGSRESYRFRRRSTSDAYEKGKEGGGRSLAPPYDV from the exons ATGGGGCTACTTGACCAGTTGTGGGACGACACCGTTGCGGGTCCTCGACCCGATAATGGTCTCGGCAAGCTCCGAAAGCACTCCACTTTCACTTTCCGCTCTAACTCCTCCAAGG AAACCGATGGCGGGAGTGTGAGATCGTACAATGATGAGACGCCGGAGGAAACAACGAAAGTGACACGTACGATTATGATCGTAAAATCGCCGCGTTACCAGAGCGGATCGCCTCCGGTTTCGCCGGCCGAATCAACTCCTCCGGTATCTCCTTTTTCTG GAGGAAGCAGAGAGTCGTATCGGTTTCGGAGAAGGTCAACATCAGATGCATACGAGAAGGGGAAGGAGGGTGGAGGTAGGAGCCTTGCTCCTCCTTACGACGTGTGA
- the LOC108461951 gene encoding dormancy-associated protein homolog 3-like isoform X2: MGLLDQLWDDTVAGPRPDNGLGKLRKHSTFTFRSNSSKETDGGSVRSYNDETPEETTKVTRTIMIVKSPRYQSGSPPVSPAESTPPEEAESRIGFGEGQHQMHTRRGRRVEVGALLLLTTCEM, encoded by the exons ATGGGGCTACTTGACCAGTTGTGGGACGACACCGTTGCGGGTCCTCGACCCGATAATGGTCTCGGCAAGCTCCGAAAGCACTCCACTTTCACTTTCCGCTCTAACTCCTCCAAGG AAACCGATGGCGGGAGTGTGAGATCGTACAATGATGAGACGCCGGAGGAAACAACGAAAGTGACACGTACGATTATGATCGTAAAATCGCCGCGTTACCAGAGCGGATCGCCTCCGGTTTCGCCGGCCGAATCAACTCCTCCG GAGGAAGCAGAGAGTCGTATCGGTTTCGGAGAAGGTCAACATCAGATGCATACGAGAAGGGGAAGGAGGGTGGAGGTAGGAGCCTTGCTCCTCCTTACGACGTGTGAGATGTGA